One region of Paucibacter aquatile genomic DNA includes:
- the tnpC gene encoding IS66 family transposase translates to MFGTHDLPPHDLQGLPPQAAALIEQMRQHIAHQADELQRKDREIALREAKIEKISFELARLKRWKFGAKTEAMSAEQRRLFEETLAEDEAGLQAQLDALRAQATEGQGTPAKTPCRPRRQALPEHLRRVEHHHEPENTCCPSQGCGRPMTRIGEDVSERLDIVPAEFFVHRHIYGKWACRCCQVLKQQAAAPEIIDGGMAASGLLAHTLISRFADHLPYYRQEAINARSGVHTPRSTLAAWAGQAGAALMPLYDAHKRFVLNSRVLHADETPVALLDPGAGRTRRAYVWAYARSHHDPTPGVVYDFCPGRGAQYPLAFLAGDEREGLPAWAGTLMTDRYGVYDTVLDERLHPGRRAAACVAHARRKFDELAKAGTSAVGEEAIRRFADLYATERELAGLSDDERRSRRQALARPQWSQLKAWLALERRRVADGGSTAAAIDYTLKHWGALTQYLDDGAVPIDNNHLERQIKPWAMGRKAWMFIGSELAGQRAAVVMSLVQSARMCGHEPLAYLRDVLQRLPTQLNSRIEELLPHRWQPV, encoded by the coding sequence ATGTTCGGCACGCACGACCTCCCGCCTCACGACCTGCAAGGTCTGCCCCCGCAAGCTGCGGCGCTCATCGAGCAGATGCGCCAACACATCGCGCATCAAGCCGATGAATTGCAACGCAAGGACCGCGAGATCGCGCTGCGCGAGGCCAAGATCGAGAAGATCAGCTTCGAGCTGGCTCGCCTCAAGCGCTGGAAGTTTGGCGCCAAAACCGAGGCCATGAGTGCCGAGCAGCGGCGCTTGTTCGAGGAGACCCTGGCCGAGGACGAAGCGGGCCTGCAGGCTCAGCTTGACGCGCTGCGCGCTCAGGCCACCGAAGGCCAGGGCACGCCTGCGAAGACACCGTGCCGCCCACGCCGCCAGGCTCTGCCTGAGCATCTGCGCCGCGTGGAGCATCACCACGAGCCCGAGAACACCTGCTGCCCGAGCCAGGGCTGTGGTCGCCCCATGACGCGCATCGGCGAAGACGTGAGCGAGCGGCTGGACATCGTGCCGGCCGAGTTCTTCGTCCATCGTCACATCTACGGCAAATGGGCTTGCCGCTGCTGCCAGGTGCTGAAGCAGCAAGCAGCCGCCCCCGAGATCATTGACGGCGGCATGGCCGCCAGCGGACTGCTCGCCCACACCCTCATCAGCCGCTTCGCCGACCACCTGCCGTACTACCGCCAGGAGGCGATCAACGCGAGAAGCGGCGTGCACACGCCGCGCTCCACGCTGGCGGCCTGGGCCGGCCAGGCCGGTGCGGCCTTGATGCCGCTGTACGACGCGCACAAACGCTTCGTGCTGAACAGCCGGGTGCTACACGCTGACGAGACGCCGGTCGCGCTGTTGGACCCCGGCGCAGGCAGGACCCGGCGGGCCTATGTGTGGGCCTACGCCAGAAGTCACCACGACCCGACACCGGGCGTGGTCTACGACTTCTGCCCCGGGCGTGGTGCGCAATACCCCTTGGCGTTCCTCGCTGGCGACGAGCGCGAAGGACTTCCCGCTTGGGCAGGCACGCTGATGACCGACCGCTACGGCGTCTACGACACGGTGCTGGACGAGCGGCTGCACCCCGGGCGCCGCGCTGCGGCCTGCGTGGCGCATGCCAGGCGCAAGTTCGACGAGTTGGCCAAGGCCGGCACCAGCGCCGTGGGCGAGGAAGCGATCCGGCGCTTTGCGGACCTCTACGCGACCGAGCGTGAACTTGCCGGCCTATCCGACGACGAGCGGCGCAGCCGGCGCCAGGCGCTTGCTCGGCCGCAGTGGTCGCAACTCAAAGCCTGGTTGGCCCTGGAGCGCCGACGTGTGGCCGACGGGGGCTCAACAGCAGCGGCCATCGACTACACACTCAAGCACTGGGGGGCACTGACGCAGTACCTGGACGACGGCGCTGTGCCCATCGACAACAACCATCTGGAGCGGCAGATCAAGCCCTGGGCAATGGGGCGCAAGGCGTGGATGTTCATCGGCAGCGAGCTGGCCGGGCAGCGTGCGGCGGTGGTGATGAGCCTGGTGCAGTCAGCCCGGATGTGCGGCCACGAGCCCCTGGCTTACCTGCGCGATGTGCTGCAGCGCCTGCCCACGCAGCTCAACAGCAGGATCGAGGAGTTGCTGCCCCATAGGTGGCAGCCGGTCTGA
- the tnpB gene encoding IS66 family insertion sequence element accessory protein TnpB (TnpB, as the term is used for proteins encoded by IS66 family insertion elements, is considered an accessory protein, since TnpC, encoded by a neighboring gene, is a DDE family transposase.) produces MIRIDAMWLATEPIDMRAGADRLLARVVQVFGVAQVHHGYLFANARGTRVKLLVHDGFGVWCAARRLNAGRFVWASAGADATAILALTAAQFDALVLGLPWQRLPEMQCITRA; encoded by the coding sequence ATGATCCGCATTGACGCGATGTGGCTGGCCACCGAGCCCATCGACATGCGCGCCGGTGCCGACCGGCTGCTGGCGCGCGTGGTGCAGGTGTTTGGCGTTGCCCAGGTCCACCATGGCTACCTCTTTGCCAACGCCCGGGGTACACGGGTCAAACTGCTGGTGCACGACGGCTTCGGCGTGTGGTGTGCCGCCCGGCGTCTGAATGCCGGGCGCTTCGTCTGGGCCTCAGCGGGGGCAGACGCGACGGCGATCTTGGCGCTCACCGCTGCGCAGTTTGACGCCTTGGTGCTGGGCCTGCCCTGGCAGCGCTTGCCTGAGATGCAATGCATCACAAGGGCATGA
- a CDS encoding helix-turn-helix domain-containing protein produces the protein MRKAQDEQVLKAAAAEIKARRGRIAISQEELAHRADVHRSFIARLEVAQTQPSLAVLIRIAEALETDAADMVRSIVERSRNES, from the coding sequence ATGCGCAAAGCACAAGATGAACAGGTATTGAAGGCCGCCGCCGCCGAAATCAAGGCGCGCCGCGGACGCATTGCGATCAGCCAAGAGGAGCTGGCGCACCGCGCCGACGTCCATCGATCCTTCATTGCGCGGCTCGAAGTCGCCCAGACGCAGCCATCGCTCGCCGTCTTGATACGGATCGCCGAGGCCTTGGAAACGGATGCCGCCGACATGGTTCGCTCGATCGTGGAGCGCAGCAGGAACGAGTCGTAG
- the istA gene encoding IS21 family transposase codes for MNWPVAHGWLDVQQPLPDDEAIAVALGEPRRASTTISTLEPHRALLSAWVEQGVSGTAIHAALKRQHAWAGSYSSVRRLLADIRSNLPPETTCRLDFEPGDAAQVDFGAGPTLLHPDGQPRRTWAFVMTLAHSRHQYVEFVWDQTVATWLGCHRRAFDWLAGVPARVIIGNAKCTITRACAQDPTVRRAYAECAEGYGFKIDACPPHDPQKKGIVEAGVKYLKGNFLALRSFRDLADLNAQAKVWVMSEAGVRCHGTTRRSPLELFALEAPLLTALPAVAPDLGSWHRVSVHRDCHVQFERVLYSAPFTLVGKTLWLRATDAAVALFEDYRHVATTKTLDQFDFERLPHLNRSLMHDLGERPAAPP; via the coding sequence GTGAATTGGCCAGTTGCTCATGGCTGGCTCGATGTCCAGCAGCCGCTGCCCGACGACGAGGCCATCGCTGTCGCCCTGGGGGAGCCCCGGCGCGCCAGCACCACCATATCCACCCTGGAGCCGCACCGGGCCCTGCTCAGCGCCTGGGTCGAGCAAGGCGTCTCCGGCACCGCCATCCACGCCGCCCTGAAGCGCCAGCACGCCTGGGCCGGCAGCTACTCCTCCGTTCGGCGGCTGCTGGCCGACATCCGCTCGAACCTACCGCCCGAGACCACCTGCCGGCTGGACTTCGAGCCGGGGGATGCCGCGCAGGTGGACTTCGGAGCCGGCCCGACGCTTCTGCACCCCGATGGGCAGCCCCGGCGCACCTGGGCCTTCGTGATGACGCTGGCGCACAGCCGCCACCAGTACGTCGAATTCGTCTGGGACCAGACCGTGGCCACCTGGCTAGGCTGCCACCGCCGCGCCTTCGATTGGCTCGCCGGTGTTCCGGCGCGCGTCATCATCGGCAACGCCAAGTGCACCATCACCCGGGCCTGTGCCCAGGACCCGACCGTGCGGCGCGCCTATGCCGAGTGTGCCGAGGGCTACGGATTCAAGATCGACGCCTGCCCGCCGCACGACCCGCAGAAGAAGGGCATCGTCGAGGCTGGCGTCAAGTATCTGAAGGGCAACTTCCTGGCGCTGCGGAGCTTCCGCGACCTGGCCGATCTCAACGCGCAGGCCAAGGTCTGGGTCATGAGCGAGGCCGGCGTGCGTTGCCACGGCACGACCCGGCGCAGCCCGCTGGAGCTCTTCGCGCTGGAGGCCCCGCTGCTCACGGCCCTGCCGGCCGTTGCGCCCGACCTGGGCTCCTGGCACCGCGTCAGCGTGCACCGGGACTGCCATGTGCAGTTCGAGCGCGTCCTGTACTCGGCGCCGTTCACGCTGGTGGGCAAGACCTTGTGGCTCAGGGCCACCGATGCGGCCGTTGCCCTGTTCGAGGACTACCGCCATGTCGCCACCACCAAGACGCTGGACCAGTTCGACTTCGAGCGGCTGCCGCATCTGAACCGCTCCTTGATGCATGACCTGGGTGAGCGTCCAGCCGCTCCACCTTGA